The Stigmatella erecta genome window below encodes:
- a CDS encoding LolA family protein, translated as MLIETLLVSLLSAQAVPPAAPAAPKPAPAAAKGSVAPEVKTLVERMQAFYEKTEDFQSSFKQDYKYKTFRRTQTSTGTVTYKKPGLMRWEYEKPSPRTFVLAGSKVYAYDPGAQSLTVGSVDTNTLSASVTFLFGQGRLADEFNITRGPCADCKGTLLVLDPAQADPRFKQVRLEVDPKTAQVLKSTVIDPDGSENAISFLNLKTNVGISKDSFRLDPPEGTRIDDFTKQGK; from the coding sequence ATGCTGATCGAGACCTTGCTCGTGTCCTTGCTGTCCGCACAAGCAGTCCCCCCGGCGGCGCCGGCTGCTCCCAAGCCCGCCCCCGCGGCGGCCAAGGGCAGCGTGGCCCCCGAGGTGAAGACGCTCGTCGAGCGGATGCAGGCCTTCTACGAGAAGACCGAGGACTTCCAGTCCAGCTTCAAGCAGGACTACAAGTACAAGACGTTCCGCCGCACGCAGACCTCCACGGGCACGGTGACGTACAAGAAGCCCGGGTTGATGCGCTGGGAGTACGAGAAGCCCTCGCCCCGGACGTTCGTCCTCGCGGGTAGCAAGGTGTACGCGTACGATCCCGGGGCGCAGAGCCTCACCGTGGGCAGCGTGGACACCAACACGCTCTCCGCCTCGGTGACGTTCCTCTTCGGGCAGGGCCGCCTGGCCGATGAGTTCAACATCACCCGGGGCCCCTGCGCCGACTGCAAGGGCACGCTGCTGGTGCTGGACCCCGCGCAGGCCGACCCGCGCTTCAAGCAGGTCCGCCTGGAGGTGGACCCCAAAACGGCACAGGTGCTCAAGAGCACCGTGATTGACCCGGACGGCAGTGAGAACGCCATCTCCTTCCTGAACCTGAAGACGAACGTGGGCATCTCGAAGGACAGCTTCCGGCTGGATCCCCCCGAGGGCACCCGCATCGACGACTTCACCAAGCAGGGAAAGTAG
- a CDS encoding endonuclease/exonuclease/phosphatase family protein, translated as MSPPIPDSSTLPGRLTYALRVVSLNIWNPGPDKVQRNQGLAAVLRERNLDVVLLQEMEGSKAQFERFQKGSGLPYGVWAGDVAILSRFELTDFEAPELPRKPSLTPIRQLLNRRDVYFCMAAFQHHGTRFHVSSHHWDNRQLINRKTAAAATAGRLSRVPSASVILCGGDFNTHQDTAELQRVMAEGLHNSGEPGDFIDFILYRGPHLQVLKHTLERFPGLTDHPMLLTEFVLNGSRPAVA; from the coding sequence GTGAGCCCACCGATTCCGGACAGCAGTACCCTCCCCGGACGCCTGACGTACGCGCTCCGGGTTGTCTCGCTGAACATCTGGAATCCCGGCCCTGACAAGGTGCAGCGCAACCAGGGGCTCGCCGCGGTGCTGCGCGAGCGGAACCTGGACGTCGTGCTGCTCCAGGAGATGGAGGGCTCCAAGGCCCAGTTCGAGCGCTTCCAGAAGGGCTCCGGGCTTCCCTATGGGGTCTGGGCGGGGGATGTGGCCATCCTCTCCCGGTTCGAGCTCACGGACTTCGAGGCCCCGGAGCTGCCGCGAAAGCCCTCCCTGACGCCCATCCGGCAGCTGCTCAATCGCCGGGACGTGTACTTCTGCATGGCCGCGTTCCAGCACCACGGGACGCGCTTTCACGTGTCGTCCCACCACTGGGACAACCGCCAGCTCATCAACCGGAAGACGGCCGCTGCGGCCACCGCGGGCCGGCTGAGCCGCGTGCCCAGCGCCAGCGTCATCCTGTGTGGCGGGGACTTCAACACCCACCAGGACACCGCCGAGCTTCAGCGGGTGATGGCCGAGGGGCTTCACAACAGCGGCGAGCCCGGAGACTTCATTGACTTCATCCTCTACCGGGGGCCCCACCTCCAGGTGCTGAAGCACACCCTGGAGCGGTTTCCCGGCCTGACGGATCACCCCATGCTGTTGACCGAGTTCGTCCTGAACGGCAGCCGCCCGGCCGTGGCCTGA
- the rimO gene encoding 30S ribosomal protein S12 methylthiotransferase RimO produces MTLGCPKNRVDSEVMLGTLKQRGYRLVQEPAEAQVIVVNTCAFIGPAKQESVDSILEMAEFKKSGACSTLVVTGCLSQRHGSELAQEMPEVDHFLGTSAYAQIGDLLAAEASPRQVIPDPDYIHNAETPRENSMPSYTAYLKVSEGCDNACAFCIIPTLRGGQRSRPIADVVAEATRLADQGVQELNLVAQDLTAYGHDLPGKPKLHDLLKELVKVDVRWIRLHYAYPRIFPDELIEVMATEKKIAKYLDMPLQHASDKLLMSMKRGRNSQFLTDLLAKLRARVPGLVMRTSLIVGLPGETEEDFELLKEFVKTQRFERLGVFQYSDEEGTAAYDMPNKIPQKTIERRWREVMAIQKRINREQNKKLVGKRIEVLVEGTSPETEHLLVGRHEGQAPEIDGQVYINDGLAYPGEFVTLEVTEAHDYDLVGRVVERPDPKQRTLKARDAVPPPMAMSASPR; encoded by the coding sequence ATGACCCTCGGATGCCCGAAGAACCGGGTGGACTCCGAGGTGATGCTGGGAACCCTCAAGCAGCGCGGCTACCGGCTCGTGCAGGAGCCCGCCGAGGCCCAGGTCATCGTCGTCAACACCTGCGCCTTCATCGGCCCGGCGAAGCAGGAGTCCGTGGACTCCATCCTGGAGATGGCCGAGTTCAAGAAGTCGGGGGCGTGCAGCACGCTCGTGGTGACGGGCTGCCTGTCCCAGCGCCACGGCAGCGAGCTGGCGCAGGAGATGCCCGAGGTGGACCACTTCCTGGGCACCAGCGCCTACGCCCAGATTGGCGACCTGCTCGCCGCCGAGGCCTCGCCCCGCCAGGTCATCCCGGATCCGGACTACATCCACAACGCGGAGACGCCCCGCGAGAACTCGATGCCGTCGTACACCGCCTACCTCAAGGTGTCCGAGGGCTGTGACAACGCGTGCGCGTTCTGCATCATCCCCACGCTGCGCGGCGGCCAGCGCTCGCGTCCCATCGCGGACGTCGTCGCGGAGGCCACGCGGCTGGCGGACCAGGGCGTGCAGGAGCTGAACCTGGTGGCGCAGGACCTGACGGCCTACGGGCACGACTTGCCCGGCAAGCCCAAGCTGCACGACTTGCTCAAGGAGCTGGTCAAGGTGGACGTGCGGTGGATCCGCCTGCACTACGCCTACCCGCGCATCTTCCCGGACGAGCTCATCGAGGTGATGGCGACGGAGAAGAAGATCGCCAAGTACCTGGACATGCCGCTGCAGCACGCCAGCGACAAGCTGCTCATGTCCATGAAGCGCGGCCGCAACTCGCAGTTCCTCACGGACCTGCTGGCCAAGCTGCGCGCCCGGGTGCCGGGCCTGGTGATGCGCACCTCGCTCATCGTGGGCCTGCCGGGCGAGACGGAGGAGGACTTCGAGCTCTTGAAGGAGTTCGTGAAGACGCAGCGCTTCGAGCGGCTGGGGGTCTTCCAGTACTCGGATGAAGAGGGGACCGCGGCATACGACATGCCCAACAAGATTCCCCAGAAGACCATCGAGCGCCGGTGGCGCGAGGTGATGGCCATCCAGAAGCGCATCAACCGCGAGCAGAACAAGAAGCTCGTGGGCAAGCGCATCGAGGTGCTGGTGGAGGGCACGAGCCCGGAGACCGAGCACCTGCTGGTGGGCCGCCACGAGGGCCAGGCGCCCGAAATCGACGGTCAGGTCTACATCAACGACGGTCTGGCCTACCCGGGCGAGTTCGTCACCCTGGAGGTGACGGAGGCGCACGACTACGACTTGGTGGGCCGGGTGGTGGAGCGGCCCGACCCGAAGCAGCGCACGCTGAAGGCCCGTGACGCGGTGCCGCCCCCCATGGCCATGAGCGCCTCTCCGCGATAG
- a CDS encoding YajQ family cyclic di-GMP-binding protein: protein MPSFDVVSKIDLAELDNAVNQTKKELSTRYDFQGTQADVVVSPDQTVITVKAHSEERVQAAKEVLLAKLAKRNISLRALEFLDIEKTGLHNVKQNIKLQQGIPVDKAKELTRLLKDSKLKVQGSIQADQLRVTGKNRDDLQAAIALFRKEQDRLKLDMQFTNFRD, encoded by the coding sequence ATGCCTTCCTTTGACGTCGTCTCCAAGATCGATCTGGCCGAGCTCGACAACGCGGTCAACCAGACCAAGAAGGAGCTCTCCACCCGGTATGACTTCCAGGGGACCCAGGCGGATGTCGTCGTCTCCCCGGACCAGACCGTCATCACCGTGAAGGCCCACAGCGAGGAGCGCGTCCAGGCCGCCAAGGAAGTCCTCCTGGCCAAGCTCGCCAAGCGCAACATCTCCCTGCGCGCCCTGGAGTTCCTCGACATCGAGAAGACGGGCCTGCACAACGTCAAGCAGAACATCAAGCTCCAGCAGGGCATCCCCGTGGACAAGGCCAAGGAGCTCACCCGGCTCCTCAAGGACTCCAAGCTGAAAGTCCAGGGCTCCATCCAGGCGGACCAGCTCCGCGTCACCGGCAAGAACCGGGATGACCTGCAGGCGGCCATCGCTTTGTTCCGCAAGGAACAGGACCGGCTGAAGCTGGACATGCAGTTCACCAACTTCCGGGACTAG
- a CDS encoding ribonuclease J: MLHVIPLGGLGEIGLNAMVLACRGEMLLIDAGLMFPTVEAPGIDIVIPDFRHLKQNASQFRGIVLTHGHEDHMGALPYLLDDLPVPVYGTKYTLAMARNRLDELGVIADLREIEPRTPFPVGSMFKVEASRVTHTVPDAVGYIIRTPEGTVIHTGDFKLDPDPIDGLRTDLERWGEAGEQGVLCLLSDSTNAEVTQETGSERVVEHAFERLFREAQGRIVVALFASNLHRVRTVLKLAEQLGRRVALQGRSMTRNVEMARQLGYLDVPESLFVPLEAVPSLAPGRVVLLSTGAQGEARAGLAQLAAGKGAVRLGPGDMVILSARPIPGNERSVGALLDQLQWTGARLVYAQVEPDIHVSGHASQPQQRRVLDLVRPQHFIPVHGEMRHLHRHLATARESGMGPEQLLLARDGDLITFEEGRGRFAGQVPTGRIHKDLYSGGVVTPEALQERTRLAETGMVVAVAVIDRASLALMAGPQLTGQGLSLDEQALLPRVAEEARALFLQLSPQLRGDDALVREELTRSVRRAFKLFTNKRPLVVPMVVKV, translated from the coding sequence ATGCTTCATGTCATTCCGCTGGGCGGGTTGGGTGAGATTGGCCTCAATGCGATGGTGCTCGCCTGCCGCGGGGAGATGCTCCTCATCGACGCGGGCTTGATGTTCCCCACGGTGGAGGCCCCCGGCATCGACATCGTCATCCCGGACTTCCGCCACCTGAAGCAGAACGCCTCCCAGTTCCGGGGCATCGTCCTCACCCACGGGCACGAGGACCACATGGGCGCGCTGCCCTACCTGCTCGATGACCTGCCCGTGCCCGTCTACGGCACCAAGTACACGCTGGCCATGGCGCGCAACCGGCTGGACGAGCTGGGCGTCATCGCCGACCTGCGGGAAATCGAGCCGCGGACGCCCTTCCCCGTCGGCTCCATGTTCAAGGTGGAGGCCAGCCGCGTCACCCACACCGTGCCCGACGCGGTGGGCTACATCATCCGGACCCCCGAGGGGACCGTCATCCACACGGGCGACTTCAAGCTGGACCCGGACCCCATCGACGGGCTGCGCACGGACCTGGAGCGCTGGGGCGAGGCGGGTGAGCAGGGCGTGCTGTGCCTCCTGTCGGACTCCACCAACGCGGAAGTCACCCAGGAGACGGGCAGCGAGCGCGTGGTGGAGCACGCCTTCGAGCGGCTGTTCCGCGAGGCCCAGGGCCGCATCGTCGTGGCGCTCTTCGCCTCCAACCTCCACCGCGTCCGCACCGTGCTGAAGCTGGCCGAGCAGCTCGGGCGCCGCGTGGCGCTCCAGGGCCGCAGCATGACGCGCAACGTGGAGATGGCGCGGCAGCTGGGCTACCTGGATGTGCCCGAGTCCCTCTTCGTTCCCCTGGAGGCCGTGCCCAGCCTGGCCCCGGGCCGCGTGGTGCTGCTCTCCACGGGAGCCCAGGGCGAGGCGCGCGCGGGGCTCGCCCAGCTCGCCGCCGGCAAGGGCGCCGTGCGGCTGGGCCCCGGGGACATGGTCATCCTGAGCGCCCGGCCCATCCCCGGCAACGAGCGCTCCGTGGGGGCGCTGCTGGACCAGCTCCAGTGGACCGGGGCCCGCCTCGTCTACGCCCAGGTGGAGCCCGACATCCACGTCTCCGGGCACGCCAGCCAGCCCCAGCAGCGCCGCGTCCTGGACCTGGTGCGCCCCCAGCACTTCATCCCCGTGCACGGGGAGATGCGCCACCTGCACCGCCACCTGGCCACGGCGCGCGAGTCGGGCATGGGCCCCGAGCAGCTCCTGCTCGCGCGGGACGGGGACCTCATCACCTTCGAGGAGGGCCGGGGCCGCTTCGCCGGCCAGGTGCCCACCGGCCGCATCCACAAGGACCTCTACAGCGGCGGGGTGGTGACGCCCGAGGCGCTCCAGGAGCGCACCCGGCTGGCCGAGACCGGCATGGTGGTGGCCGTGGCCGTCATCGACCGGGCCTCCCTGGCCCTCATGGCGGGGCCCCAGCTCACCGGCCAGGGGCTCTCCCTGGACGAGCAGGCCCTGCTGCCCCGGGTGGCCGAGGAGGCCCGCGCCCTGTTTCTCCAGCTCTCCCCACAGCTGCGCGGGGACGACGCCCTGGTGCGAGAGGAGCTGACCCGCTCGGTGCGCCGGGCGTTCAAGCTGTTCACGAACAAGCGGCCCCTGGTGGTGCCCATGGTCGTCAAGGTGTGA
- a CDS encoding AAA family ATPase yields MATRKGEDNERLIDRDLTAAAREGKLPPAHGADAGVAEVLGLLTRGGKHPLLAGEPGVGKSALIQEVARRIAEGRVDAELAPARLVEISTANILARSTDRQAAERFEELLGHLGRQPCPIVYIRDLHLVLGGPLAPVAIRALRTGGLRFIFETEPKRVQELLRADEALAERLHLIPLQEPPLERSRWILGRVAEELERELRLPIDPAACDLALRLSAKFLLAQRMPRKAIELLKETAAEAGSAARDRVGPEDVLTRFCSATRLPRFVVDDAMPLDLDETERFFGERLLGQTDAVGAVLRSVALLKAGLNDPRRPLGVFLFAGPTGVGKTQLAKLLAEYLFGSADRLVRLNMADFPNDGDENVPFGASWAPALETRRGELTALLDGKVFTVLLLDEFEKAARSVHDRFLQLFDEGTFVNGAGETVSCNNTLIVATSNVGAEVYREPALGFAGNRRDQELVTEVDRRIAEAFRPEFLNRFDAICHFRPLTKVEIRKIAQREVGRVLEREGIRARALDVEVTPEVVDLLVERGYSPQFGARFLQREIEKTLTAALAVEIARKPLRPGTPVRVEARPGGKVMAVAEPLPLPREATAQLSLPTPKAASVKRRLDRKSLLLEMDRLVGRARALSVSSERPLLEEKRNQLLSETQAPNLWDDPARAAATLRAFRTIEAQINELERVEQAVTFARRLVREAKNEVQLTSAAKQVEEVAREVQMSEALHAAGATANDVEALVDICASDSAEAQDAWIQELATMYLGWAQKRGYEAMLVAEAEHPARVVVRIAGPGAYGFLAGEAGLHRRIEEEKRQRAYVRVHRGGSPGTLEDLALAIEGRPVRQHEGTFLERVRTEVTVKDSATGRVLTLTGPGDMEELKDIASRVVSGQGTSTDEARRYYLGRGARVEDPRTGAGTPRVKDVLRGDMDLFIAAWISRPPADAVAPS; encoded by the coding sequence ATGGCGACGCGCAAAGGCGAGGACAACGAGAGGCTCATCGATCGCGACCTCACGGCGGCCGCGCGTGAAGGCAAGCTCCCCCCCGCGCACGGGGCGGATGCGGGGGTGGCCGAAGTGCTCGGGCTGCTCACCCGGGGGGGCAAGCACCCCCTGCTGGCCGGAGAGCCCGGGGTGGGCAAGAGCGCCCTCATCCAGGAAGTGGCCCGCCGCATCGCCGAGGGCCGGGTGGACGCGGAGCTGGCCCCGGCGCGCCTGGTGGAGATCTCCACCGCCAACATCCTGGCCCGCAGCACGGACCGGCAGGCCGCGGAGCGCTTCGAGGAGCTGCTCGGCCACCTGGGCCGGCAGCCCTGCCCCATCGTCTACATCCGGGACCTGCACCTGGTGCTCGGAGGCCCCCTGGCCCCCGTGGCCATCCGCGCGCTGCGCACCGGCGGCCTGCGCTTCATCTTCGAGACCGAGCCCAAGCGCGTGCAGGAGTTGCTGCGCGCGGACGAGGCGCTCGCCGAGCGGCTTCACCTCATTCCGCTCCAGGAGCCGCCCCTGGAGCGCTCGCGGTGGATTCTGGGCCGCGTCGCCGAGGAGCTGGAGCGCGAGCTGCGCCTGCCCATCGACCCGGCCGCGTGTGACTTGGCCCTGCGCCTGTCCGCCAAGTTCCTGCTGGCCCAGCGCATGCCGCGCAAGGCCATCGAGCTGCTCAAGGAGACCGCCGCCGAGGCGGGCAGCGCGGCCCGCGACCGCGTGGGCCCCGAGGACGTGCTGACCCGCTTCTGCTCCGCCACGCGCCTGCCCCGCTTCGTGGTGGACGACGCGATGCCGCTGGACCTGGACGAGACGGAGCGCTTCTTCGGGGAGCGGCTGCTCGGCCAGACGGATGCGGTGGGCGCGGTGCTGCGCTCCGTGGCCCTGCTCAAGGCGGGCCTGAATGATCCGCGCCGGCCGCTGGGCGTCTTCCTCTTCGCGGGCCCCACGGGCGTGGGCAAGACGCAGCTCGCCAAGCTGCTGGCCGAGTACCTCTTCGGCTCCGCGGACCGGCTGGTGCGCCTCAACATGGCGGACTTTCCCAACGATGGGGATGAGAACGTCCCCTTCGGCGCCTCCTGGGCCCCCGCCCTGGAGACCCGGCGTGGCGAGCTGACCGCCCTGCTCGACGGCAAGGTGTTCACCGTGCTGCTGCTCGATGAGTTCGAGAAGGCAGCGCGCAGCGTGCACGACCGCTTCCTCCAGCTCTTCGACGAGGGGACGTTCGTCAACGGCGCGGGCGAGACGGTCTCCTGCAACAACACGCTCATCGTGGCCACCTCCAACGTGGGCGCCGAGGTGTACCGGGAGCCCGCGCTGGGCTTCGCCGGCAACCGGCGGGACCAGGAGCTCGTCACCGAGGTGGACCGGCGCATCGCCGAGGCCTTCCGGCCCGAGTTCCTCAACCGCTTCGATGCCATCTGCCACTTCCGGCCGCTCACGAAGGTGGAGATCCGCAAGATTGCCCAGCGCGAGGTGGGCCGCGTGCTGGAGCGCGAGGGCATCCGGGCCCGGGCCCTGGACGTGGAGGTCACCCCCGAGGTGGTGGACCTGCTCGTGGAGCGGGGCTACTCGCCCCAGTTCGGCGCGCGGTTCCTTCAGCGGGAAATCGAGAAGACGCTCACCGCCGCGCTCGCCGTGGAGATTGCCCGCAAGCCGCTGCGGCCGGGCACCCCGGTGCGCGTGGAGGCCCGTCCCGGCGGCAAGGTCATGGCCGTGGCCGAGCCCCTGCCCCTGCCGCGCGAGGCCACCGCCCAGCTCTCCCTGCCCACCCCGAAGGCGGCCTCCGTCAAGCGCCGGCTGGACCGCAAGTCGCTCCTGCTCGAGATGGACCGGCTCGTGGGGCGGGCCCGGGCGCTGTCGGTGTCCTCCGAGCGGCCCTTGCTGGAGGAGAAGCGCAACCAGCTCCTGTCCGAGACCCAGGCGCCCAACCTCTGGGATGACCCGGCGCGCGCCGCCGCTACCCTGCGCGCCTTCCGCACCATCGAGGCGCAGATCAACGAGCTGGAGCGGGTGGAGCAGGCCGTCACCTTCGCCCGGCGCCTGGTGCGCGAGGCCAAGAACGAGGTGCAGCTGACCTCCGCGGCCAAGCAGGTCGAAGAGGTCGCCCGCGAGGTGCAGATGTCCGAGGCGCTGCACGCCGCGGGCGCCACCGCCAACGACGTCGAGGCCCTGGTGGACATCTGCGCCAGCGACTCGGCGGAAGCCCAGGACGCGTGGATTCAGGAGCTGGCCACCATGTACCTGGGGTGGGCCCAGAAGCGCGGCTACGAGGCCATGCTGGTGGCCGAGGCGGAGCACCCGGCCCGGGTGGTGGTGCGCATCGCGGGGCCTGGGGCCTACGGCTTCCTCGCCGGCGAGGCCGGGCTGCACCGGCGCATCGAGGAGGAGAAGCGGCAGCGCGCCTACGTCCGGGTGCACCGGGGGGGCTCTCCCGGCACCCTGGAGGACCTGGCGCTGGCCATCGAGGGCCGCCCAGTGAGGCAGCACGAGGGCACCTTCCTGGAGCGCGTCCGCACCGAAGTCACGGTGAAGGACTCCGCCACGGGCCGGGTGTTGACCCTGACAGGCCCCGGAGACATGGAGGAGCTGAAGGACATTGCCTCGCGGGTCGTCTCGGGCCAGGGCACCAGCACGGACGAGGCCCGACGCTACTACCTGGGCCGCGGCGCGCGCGTGGAGGACCCGCGCACCGGCGCGGGAACGCCCCGCGTCAAGGACGTCCTGCGCGGCGACATGGACCTGTTCATCGCGGCCTGGATTTCCCGCCCCCCCGCCGATGCCGTCGCCCCCTCTTGA
- a CDS encoding putative quinol monooxygenase, which translates to MTHKVCVVVRMQTKSGGEESLLQLMRMLKEQTLQEEGVIRYEPVQSQQDPTLFFLMEEWASETVLNTHLALPHMEKVFSELQALLAAPAEISLCRAVA; encoded by the coding sequence ATGACTCATAAGGTTTGTGTCGTCGTGCGGATGCAGACGAAGTCTGGAGGAGAGGAGTCCCTGCTTCAGCTGATGCGGATGCTGAAGGAGCAGACCCTTCAAGAAGAAGGCGTCATCCGCTACGAGCCCGTCCAGAGCCAGCAGGACCCGACCCTGTTCTTCCTGATGGAAGAGTGGGCCAGCGAGACCGTCCTGAACACGCACCTGGCGCTGCCGCACATGGAAAAGGTCTTCTCGGAGCTGCAGGCCCTGCTGGCCGCACCCGCGGAGATCTCCCTCTGCCGCGCGGTCGCGTGA
- the nfi gene encoding deoxyribonuclease V (cleaves DNA at apurinic or apyrimidinic sites): MGESAETLHGWGVTPQEAVALQNALRERLVLQPPASLRVSRVAGADISTENGNALGYGGFVVLDAVSLRPVEQAGAAVALSFPYVPGLLSFRELPVLLAAWNRLAHKPDLVIFDGQGIAHPRRFGIACHGGLLLGVPSIGCAKSLLVGKVGPLGEARGETAEIRHRGEVVGMAVRTRRGVSPVYVSPGHLMDLPTAVEWVLRVSPRYREPETTRHAHRFVNALRTAGGGDREAQEKTETSP; encoded by the coding sequence ATGGGTGAAAGCGCCGAAACGTTGCATGGATGGGGAGTCACTCCCCAGGAAGCCGTCGCGCTGCAGAACGCGCTCCGGGAGCGGTTGGTGTTGCAGCCACCGGCCTCCCTGCGGGTCTCCCGTGTCGCGGGGGCGGATATCTCCACCGAGAATGGCAACGCGCTGGGATACGGCGGCTTCGTGGTGCTCGATGCGGTCTCCTTGCGGCCGGTGGAGCAGGCGGGGGCCGCCGTCGCGTTGAGCTTTCCCTATGTCCCGGGGCTGCTCTCGTTTCGCGAGCTGCCCGTGCTGCTGGCCGCGTGGAACCGGCTCGCGCACAAGCCCGACCTGGTCATCTTCGATGGGCAGGGCATCGCGCACCCGCGCCGGTTTGGAATCGCCTGCCACGGTGGGCTGCTGCTGGGCGTGCCTTCCATCGGGTGTGCCAAGTCCTTGCTGGTGGGCAAGGTGGGCCCCCTGGGCGAGGCCCGCGGCGAGACGGCGGAGATTCGGCACCGGGGCGAGGTGGTGGGCATGGCGGTCCGCACCCGGCGGGGCGTGAGCCCGGTCTACGTCTCGCCAGGGCATCTGATGGACCTGCCCACGGCGGTGGAGTGGGTGCTGCGCGTGAGCCCGCGCTACCGCGAGCCGGAGACGACCCGCCATGCGCACCGCTTCGTCAACGCGTTGCGCACGGCGGGGGGAGGGGACCGCGAGGCTCAGGAGAAGACCGAGACCTCTCCATGA
- a CDS encoding metallophosphoesterase, with amino-acid sequence MPNRTLVIGDLHGCYDEALELLDAVGATSSDRIVFAGDLVDRGPKPRECVELAMRHEAIQGHHEEKHLQQRYRAGERLTPDHLATRRALAPEHFDYLARLPFMERSRSSPEPRGPLPPPCATR; translated from the coding sequence ATGCCGAACCGTACCCTTGTTATTGGCGACCTTCACGGCTGTTACGACGAGGCCCTCGAGCTGCTCGACGCCGTGGGCGCCACCTCCAGCGACCGGATTGTGTTCGCGGGAGATCTCGTAGACCGGGGGCCCAAGCCCCGCGAGTGCGTCGAGCTGGCCATGCGCCACGAGGCCATTCAGGGCCACCACGAGGAGAAGCACCTGCAGCAACGCTACCGCGCCGGCGAGCGGCTGACGCCAGACCATCTGGCGACACGCCGCGCCCTGGCGCCCGAGCACTTCGACTACCTGGCCCGGCTGCCGTTCATGGAGAGGTCTCGGTCTTCTCCTGAGCCTCGCGGTCCCCTCCCCCCGCCGTGCGCAACGCGTTGA
- a CDS encoding RNA polymerase sigma factor — protein sequence MYDQRTDEELFAEVAQRRAAGQAFGGPLGALVERWGRPARYVVSKIQASYGRGSPADADELFQDAVGKFIDRGLDQFRGISEQMPGKSASPKTFFLRIVKHVAIDFYRRQREDLAPAPRDPEDAPEESPVQTARAVESARRGEERSEAQEFYWAAFARLQREHPKEAGAWELYHHLDVEDHVECARRLEITVANSYKRVSRAQAYLKLYLLEARQTAEAEAAPRSSIAGKVSDE from the coding sequence GTGTACGACCAACGCACGGATGAAGAGTTGTTCGCGGAAGTGGCTCAGCGCCGCGCCGCGGGCCAGGCCTTCGGAGGGCCCCTCGGGGCACTCGTGGAGCGGTGGGGACGCCCCGCCCGCTACGTCGTCAGTAAAATCCAAGCCAGCTATGGCCGGGGCTCGCCGGCGGATGCGGACGAGCTGTTCCAGGACGCGGTGGGCAAGTTCATCGACCGCGGGCTGGACCAGTTCCGGGGCATCTCCGAGCAGATGCCCGGCAAGAGCGCCTCGCCCAAGACGTTCTTCCTGCGCATCGTCAAGCACGTCGCAATCGACTTCTACCGGCGTCAGCGCGAGGACCTGGCCCCCGCGCCCCGGGATCCGGAGGACGCACCGGAGGAGTCTCCCGTGCAGACCGCCCGCGCCGTGGAGTCCGCGCGGCGCGGCGAGGAGCGCTCCGAGGCCCAGGAGTTCTACTGGGCCGCGTTCGCCCGCCTCCAGCGGGAACACCCCAAGGAGGCAGGCGCATGGGAGCTGTACCACCACCTGGATGTGGAGGATCACGTGGAATGTGCTCGCCGGCTGGAGATCACCGTGGCCAATTCCTACAAGCGCGTCAGCCGCGCCCAGGCGTACTTGAAGCTGTACCTGCTCGAAGCGCGGCAGACGGCCGAGGCCGAGGCCGCGCCCCGCTCCTCCATTGCCGGAAAGGTGTCCGATGAGTGA